A genomic segment from Pseudoduganella chitinolytica encodes:
- a CDS encoding OsmC family protein: MQFEARLEWQRNGQAFLDQRYSRAHDWIFDGGLRVPASSSPLSVPLPMSVADNVDPEEALVAATSSCHMLFFLSIAAKRGHVVESYTDSAVGLLEKNGDGRVAFTNITLRPQIVFGGAWPSEEEIAAIHHEAHDKCYIANSLKAEITIEPAIEPDGSDELPEQTLS, encoded by the coding sequence ATGCAATTCGAAGCAAGACTGGAATGGCAGCGTAACGGCCAGGCCTTCCTCGACCAGCGCTACAGCCGCGCACACGATTGGATCTTCGACGGCGGACTGCGCGTGCCCGCCTCGTCGTCGCCGCTGTCGGTACCGCTGCCGATGTCGGTCGCCGACAATGTCGATCCGGAAGAGGCCCTGGTCGCGGCCACGTCCAGCTGCCATATGCTGTTCTTCCTGTCGATTGCCGCGAAGCGCGGGCACGTCGTCGAAAGCTATACCGACAGTGCTGTCGGCCTGCTGGAAAAGAATGGGGACGGCCGCGTGGCGTTCACCAATATTACGCTGCGTCCGCAGATCGTGTTCGGCGGGGCGTGGCCCAGCGAAGAGGAGATCGCCGCGATCCACCACGAGGCGCATGACAAGTGCTACATCGCCAATTCGCTGAAGGCGGAAATCACGATCGAACCGGCCATCGAGCCGGACGGCAGCGACGAGCTGCCGGAGCAGACGCTAAGCTGA
- a CDS encoding glycoside hydrolase family 43 protein: MPLPRHLAPALLLAALAGCAATPTATVPWQPDQGDGTYRNPVLHADYSDPDAIRVGERYYMTASSFNYVPGLPLLESSDLVNWKLVGHALPRLVPEAAFATPQFGKGVWAPCLRWHDGKFWIFYPDPDHGVYVITARDFAGPWSAPHLLLPGKGIIDPTPLWDDDGNAYLLHAWAKSRAGINNILTLRRMAPDGSSLLDDKGRTIIDGNRLPGYRTLEGPKFYKADGYYYVFAPAGGVAEGWQSVFRARAIAGPYEERIVLEQGRSNVNGPHQGAWVRAVDGKDWFLHFQDKKAYGRIVHLQPLRWSDGWPVIGAEGVKPATGEPVERHAKPGAGAIEGPATGDEFASPALGPQWQWNANPQPGWHSLSARPGALRLFTQAVPDAHDYVRGAPILSQKVPAPAFTVQTHVALHDAADGDRAGLIVDGMQYAWLGLRRQAGSTQLVYAQCTPAVMRCTETTQVLLASAPAALHLRLEWADGATVRFSYSADGTTWTAAPGTFAAQPGRWVGATLGLFSVGDIQGSGYADFDYFRVGR, encoded by the coding sequence ATGCCCCTGCCCCGCCATCTCGCGCCCGCCCTGTTGCTGGCCGCCCTCGCCGGCTGTGCCGCCACCCCGACCGCCACGGTGCCATGGCAGCCCGACCAGGGCGACGGCACCTACCGCAATCCCGTGCTGCATGCCGACTACTCCGATCCGGACGCGATCCGTGTGGGCGAGCGCTACTACATGACGGCGTCCAGCTTCAACTACGTACCAGGCCTGCCCTTACTCGAGTCGAGCGACCTGGTCAACTGGAAGCTGGTCGGCCACGCGTTGCCGCGCCTCGTGCCGGAAGCGGCCTTCGCGACACCGCAGTTCGGCAAGGGCGTGTGGGCGCCGTGCCTGCGCTGGCACGACGGCAAATTCTGGATCTTCTATCCCGATCCGGACCACGGCGTGTACGTCATCACGGCGCGCGATTTCGCCGGCCCCTGGAGCGCGCCGCACCTGCTCCTGCCCGGCAAGGGCATCATCGACCCGACACCCTTGTGGGACGACGACGGCAACGCCTACCTGCTGCATGCGTGGGCCAAGAGCCGCGCCGGCATCAACAATATCCTGACGTTGCGGCGCATGGCCCCGGACGGGAGCAGCCTGCTGGACGACAAGGGCCGCACCATCATCGACGGCAATCGCCTGCCCGGCTACCGCACCTTGGAAGGCCCCAAGTTCTACAAGGCGGACGGCTACTACTACGTGTTCGCGCCGGCCGGCGGCGTCGCCGAAGGCTGGCAGAGCGTCTTCCGGGCGCGCGCCATCGCGGGCCCATACGAGGAACGCATCGTCCTGGAACAAGGCCGCAGCAACGTCAACGGCCCGCACCAGGGCGCCTGGGTCCGGGCCGTCGACGGCAAGGACTGGTTCCTGCACTTCCAGGACAAGAAGGCCTACGGCCGCATCGTGCACCTGCAGCCGCTGCGCTGGAGCGACGGCTGGCCCGTCATCGGCGCGGAAGGCGTCAAGCCGGCGACCGGCGAACCGGTCGAACGACATGCCAAGCCGGGCGCTGGCGCCATCGAAGGTCCCGCGACCGGCGACGAGTTCGCATCGCCCGCCCTGGGCCCGCAATGGCAGTGGAACGCCAACCCGCAGCCGGGCTGGCACTCGCTGTCGGCGCGGCCAGGCGCGCTGCGGCTGTTCACGCAAGCGGTGCCGGATGCGCACGACTACGTGCGCGGCGCGCCGATCCTGTCGCAGAAGGTGCCGGCGCCCGCGTTCACCGTGCAGACGCACGTGGCGTTGCACGACGCGGCGGACGGCGACCGTGCCGGCCTGATCGTCGACGGCATGCAGTATGCGTGGCTGGGACTGCGCAGGCAGGCCGGCAGCACGCAGCTGGTGTATGCGCAGTGCACGCCGGCTGTCATGCGCTGCACGGAAACGACGCAGGTGCTGCTCGCCTCCGCACCCGCCGCGCTGCACCTGCGGCTGGAATGGGCGGACGGGGCGACGGTGCGGTTTTCGTACAGCGCCGATGGCACGACGTGGACGGCGGCGCCGGGTACCTTTGCGGCGCAACCGGGACGCTGGGTGGGGGCGACGCTGGGACTGTTCAGCGTCGGCGATATACAGGGTAGCGGTTACGCGGACTTCGATTACTTCCGGGTCGGCCGCTAA
- a CDS encoding S8 family peptidase, with amino-acid sequence MKKYVVLRSSAADARVKPGLAGTRLFETLRHAAAAPQITVERLSDKELAQARAEPEVRLVAPTMPTRLIEPFKSAAAAAAADSWGIAAVGADKSRFTGAGVTVCVLDTGIDVDHPAFAGVNLVTNDFSGDGMADVVGHGTHCAGTIFGRDVGKRIGIARGVEKALIGKVLGNDGSGSSEMLFNGMTWALQQNANIISMSLGFDFPGMVEQLTQGGMPVALATSQALEAYRGNLRMFDAIMAMLDAQGGLGIEPLVVAAAGNESRRGDNKDFRIAVSLPAAANDVVSVAAIGKRNDKLFVADFSNHMARISAPGVDITSAFPGGGFETWSGTSMACPHVAGVAALWWEALQEDGVQADARTVAAKLSATARRDVFPPDIDGTDIGDGFLTAPE; translated from the coding sequence ATGAAAAAATACGTTGTCCTGAGAAGCAGTGCCGCCGATGCGCGCGTCAAGCCCGGCCTGGCCGGCACGCGCCTGTTCGAGACGTTGCGCCATGCCGCCGCCGCGCCGCAAATCACCGTCGAGCGCCTGAGCGACAAGGAACTGGCGCAGGCGCGGGCCGAACCCGAAGTGCGGCTCGTCGCGCCGACGATGCCGACCCGCCTGATCGAACCGTTCAAGAGCGCCGCGGCGGCTGCGGCGGCCGACAGCTGGGGTATCGCGGCAGTCGGCGCCGATAAAAGCCGCTTTACCGGCGCCGGCGTCACCGTCTGCGTGCTCGACACGGGTATCGACGTGGACCACCCGGCGTTCGCGGGCGTCAACCTCGTCACCAACGATTTCAGCGGCGACGGCATGGCCGACGTGGTCGGCCACGGCACCCACTGCGCCGGTACCATCTTCGGGCGCGACGTGGGCAAGCGCATCGGCATCGCCCGCGGCGTGGAAAAGGCGCTGATCGGCAAGGTGCTGGGCAACGACGGCTCCGGCAGTTCCGAGATGCTGTTCAACGGCATGACGTGGGCACTGCAGCAGAACGCCAACATCATTTCGATGTCGCTGGGCTTCGACTTCCCCGGCATGGTGGAACAGCTGACGCAGGGCGGCATGCCCGTCGCGCTGGCCACGTCGCAGGCCCTGGAAGCGTACCGGGGCAACCTGCGCATGTTCGACGCCATCATGGCGATGCTGGACGCCCAGGGCGGCCTCGGCATCGAACCGCTGGTCGTCGCTGCGGCCGGCAACGAGAGCCGGCGCGGGGACAACAAGGACTTCCGCATCGCCGTCTCGCTGCCTGCCGCGGCGAATGACGTCGTCAGCGTCGCCGCCATCGGCAAGCGCAACGACAAGCTGTTCGTGGCCGATTTTTCCAACCACATGGCCCGCATCAGCGCCCCTGGCGTGGACATCACGTCTGCCTTTCCCGGCGGCGGCTTCGAGACGTGGAGCGGCACCAGCATGGCCTGCCCGCACGTGGCCGGCGTGGCCGCGCTGTGGTGGGAAGCGCTGCAGGAGGATGGCGTGCAGGCGGATGCACGCACCGTCGCGGCCAAGCTCTCGGCCACGGCGCGGCGCGACGTGTTCCCGCCCGATATCGACGGCACCGACATCGGCGACGGCTTCCTGACGGCGCCGGAGTAA
- a CDS encoding response regulator transcription factor, with amino-acid sequence MYLTSDATVRNILIVDDSAFEQRMLVDLLSEMPYRVSVAFNGEQGYQLALSQRPDLILLDVRMPNMDGYACCRLLKANPITQDIPIIFVSGIDSAEDRITGLSIGGVDFVSKPFTPGELAARIHVHLNLVRRAPPPPADPGAPVDPDAVTVRAAMHLIADNLGALPSLAEIARSVGTYREKLSQLFRAHTGKTVFAFIREERIARGLQLLRETDMDIQDIALLVGFRSAGNFATAFREKMGITPSAYRHGSVDESPALDQ; translated from the coding sequence ATGTACCTCACCAGCGACGCCACCGTCCGCAATATACTCATCGTTGACGACTCGGCGTTCGAGCAGCGCATGCTGGTCGATTTGCTGAGCGAAATGCCCTACCGCGTGTCGGTGGCGTTCAATGGCGAGCAGGGATATCAGCTCGCATTGTCGCAGCGGCCGGACCTGATTCTGCTGGACGTGCGCATGCCTAATATGGATGGGTACGCATGTTGCCGGTTGTTAAAAGCCAATCCGATCACGCAAGATATTCCCATTATCTTTGTCAGCGGCATCGACTCCGCCGAAGACCGGATTACCGGGTTGTCGATCGGCGGCGTCGATTTTGTTTCAAAGCCTTTTACGCCCGGCGAACTGGCAGCCCGGATCCACGTGCACCTGAACCTGGTGCGGCGGGCGCCGCCGCCGCCAGCCGACCCCGGTGCGCCCGTCGATCCGGACGCCGTGACAGTGCGGGCGGCCATGCACCTGATCGCCGACAATCTGGGCGCCCTGCCCAGCCTGGCCGAGATCGCCCGCAGCGTGGGCACCTACCGCGAAAAGCTGAGCCAGTTGTTCCGCGCCCATACAGGCAAGACGGTTTTCGCGTTCATCCGCGAGGAGCGCATCGCGCGCGGCCTGCAGCTGCTGCGCGAGACCGATATGGACATCCAGGACATCGCCCTGCTGGTGGGCTTCCGCAGCGCCGGCAATTTCGCCACCGCCTTTCGCGAGAAGATGGGAATCACGCCCAGTGCCTACCGCCACGGCAGCGTGGATGAGAGCCCCGCCCTAGACCAATAA
- a CDS encoding winged helix-turn-helix transcriptional regulator: protein MKHTDFGLMPCPIARSLGKVGEWWSILILRDAFYGLTRFDEFEKSLKIAPNMLTRRLAGLVASGLMEKRQYSARPPRYEYLLTQEGRAFKPVLLAFIAWGNEHLAPEGASLLVVNRETGEPATQILIDANSGRAISDEDYMFAPGPAANEVMRMRLNQAAKQL, encoded by the coding sequence ATGAAACATACCGATTTTGGCCTGATGCCTTGCCCGATCGCGCGCAGCCTCGGCAAGGTAGGCGAATGGTGGAGCATCCTCATCCTGCGCGACGCGTTCTATGGACTGACGCGCTTCGACGAGTTCGAGAAGAGCCTGAAGATCGCGCCAAATATGTTGACGCGGCGCCTCGCCGGCCTTGTCGCGAGTGGCCTGATGGAAAAGCGCCAGTACAGCGCCCGGCCGCCCCGTTACGAATACCTGCTGACGCAGGAAGGGCGGGCATTCAAGCCGGTACTGCTGGCCTTTATCGCCTGGGGCAACGAGCATCTGGCGCCGGAAGGCGCCAGCCTGTTGGTGGTCAACCGTGAGACGGGCGAGCCGGCCACGCAGATCCTGATCGACGCCAACAGCGGCCGCGCCATCAGCGACGAGGACTATATGTTCGCCCCCGGTCCGGCCGCCAACGAGGTGATGCGCATGCGCCTGAACCAGGCCGCCAAGCAGCTGTAG
- a CDS encoding tetratricopeptide repeat protein yields the protein MNSIDPSDPGALLRQAVAHHQRGELAQAETLYGAVLAREPANFDALHLSGVVARQRQAPQLALDLIAQALAIDDSRAIAHCNLGAVLQDLGREHEALASYERALALQPDYPMALCNRGNALRRLGRLDEALDSYGRALALTPRYPEAFCNRALALQALDRHADALDDFGAALTERPAYAEALHGAGVSLAALEQMDDALEAFDRALRAQPDYADAWCSRGTLLLRSHEPQAALDSYHAALALRPGSARARLGCANALRALGRRDEAVAAYEAAAACGADAGTVAYLLASLGAAPAPQASPAGYVAALFDQYAGRFDRHLVDVLRYRTPALLADVLARQLDGRRDLAILDLGCGTGLCGPLLRPLARHLAGVDLSAGMLAQARELGVYDTLACAELTAYLAHESAHWDVLAAADVLVYIGDLDPVLAAARQALRAGDLFVLSVEALEGEGYALRASGRYAHAAGYVASVAARHGFAVREQVACTLREDSGEPVAGLVFALG from the coding sequence ATGAATTCCATCGATCCTTCCGATCCCGGCGCGCTGCTGCGGCAGGCCGTCGCGCACCATCAGCGCGGCGAGCTGGCACAGGCGGAAACGCTGTACGGCGCCGTGCTGGCGCGCGAGCCGGCCAATTTCGATGCGCTGCACCTCTCGGGCGTCGTCGCGCGCCAGCGCCAGGCGCCGCAACTGGCCCTTGACCTGATCGCGCAGGCGCTGGCCATCGACGACAGCCGCGCCATCGCCCATTGCAACCTGGGCGCCGTGCTGCAGGACCTGGGCCGCGAGCACGAGGCGCTGGCCAGCTATGAGCGTGCGCTGGCATTGCAGCCTGACTATCCAATGGCGCTGTGCAATCGCGGCAATGCGCTGCGGCGCCTGGGCCGCCTGGACGAGGCGCTGGACAGCTACGGCCGCGCGCTGGCATTGACGCCGCGCTATCCCGAGGCCTTCTGCAACCGTGCGCTGGCGCTGCAGGCACTGGACCGCCATGCGGACGCGCTGGACGATTTCGGCGCCGCGCTGACCGAGCGGCCAGCCTATGCCGAGGCGCTGCATGGCGCCGGTGTATCGCTGGCGGCGCTGGAGCAGATGGACGACGCGCTGGAAGCATTTGACCGCGCGCTGCGGGCGCAGCCCGACTATGCCGACGCCTGGTGCAGCCGCGGCACGTTGCTGCTGCGCTCGCATGAACCGCAGGCGGCGCTGGACAGCTATCACGCGGCGCTGGCGCTGCGGCCCGGTTCGGCTCGGGCCAGGCTGGGTTGCGCGAATGCGTTGCGGGCGCTGGGCCGGCGCGACGAGGCCGTGGCCGCGTACGAGGCCGCCGCCGCATGCGGTGCCGATGCCGGCACCGTCGCGTACCTGCTGGCATCGCTGGGTGCCGCGCCGGCCCCGCAGGCGTCGCCAGCCGGCTACGTGGCCGCGTTGTTCGACCAGTACGCGGGCCGCTTCGACCGTCACCTCGTCGACGTGCTGCGCTACCGCACGCCGGCATTGCTGGCCGACGTGCTGGCACGCCAGCTGGACGGACGGCGCGATCTCGCCATCCTCGACCTGGGCTGCGGCACGGGGCTGTGCGGCCCGCTGCTGCGGCCCTTGGCGCGCCACCTGGCAGGTGTCGACCTGTCTGCCGGCATGCTGGCACAGGCGCGCGAACTGGGCGTCTACGATACGCTGGCCTGTGCCGAGCTGACCGCCTACCTGGCGCACGAGTCGGCGCACTGGGACGTGCTGGCGGCTGCCGACGTGCTCGTGTATATCGGCGACCTGGACCCCGTGCTGGCCGCGGCGCGGCAGGCATTGCGCGCCGGCGACTTGTTCGTGCTGTCGGTCGAGGCGCTGGAGGGGGAAGGCTATGCCTTGCGCGCCTCCGGCCGGTATGCGCACGCGGCCGGGTATGTCGCCAGCGTCGCTGCGCGGCATGGCTTTGCGGTGCGCGAGCAGGTGGCGTGCACGCTGCGCGAGGACAGCGGGGAGCCGGTCGCAGGCCTGGTGTTCGCGTTGGGATAA
- a CDS encoding SIMPL domain-containing protein (The SIMPL domain is named for its presence in mouse protein SIMPL (signalling molecule that associates with mouse pelle-like kinase). Bacterial member BP26, from Brucella, was shown to assemble into a channel-like structure, while YggE from E. coli has been associated with resistance to oxidative stress.): protein MAAADVDSAELAKKTVALSKPAADGATTAYVLTRHYRVQVRDLARWPALVAALLATEHVDSLGVSFDRSDSDQLNRDLMRQAADDARANGSALAHSFRRKLGPAMAITRGQLDKLSAPFIAQAGGGESPPPAPAKANYAVPPSIPFAQAVTAIFRLQ from the coding sequence GTGGCCGCCGCCGACGTCGACAGCGCGGAGTTGGCCAAGAAGACGGTCGCGCTCAGCAAGCCGGCGGCGGACGGCGCCACCACGGCCTACGTGCTGACGCGCCACTACCGGGTGCAGGTGCGCGACCTGGCCCGCTGGCCGGCGCTGGTCGCCGCGCTGCTGGCGACCGAGCATGTGGACAGCCTGGGCGTCTCGTTCGACCGCAGCGACAGCGACCAGCTCAATCGTGACCTGATGCGCCAGGCCGCAGACGACGCCCGCGCCAACGGCAGCGCGCTGGCGCACTCTTTCCGCCGCAAGCTCGGACCGGCGATGGCGATCACGCGCGGCCAGCTGGACAAGCTGTCGGCGCCGTTCATCGCGCAAGCGGGCGGCGGCGAATCCCCGCCGCCCGCGCCCGCCAAGGCCAACTACGCGGTACCGCCGTCGATCCCGTTCGCGCAGGCGGTGACGGCGATATTCCGGCTGCAATAA
- a CDS encoding RMD1 family protein: MDYPIERKQIRWTPRPRTRPGLHVKTEKLPFQRPVIPHAQFPATAIMVAERIDVRAIAEFEIIAKSPFTVKLGQGGIAAVFRYGAVVLFNASMDEKARLLETIAQHSSGEGDVGAGETATIQVSPDEEEGPTGPCIKIKNADRLRLQLIAEVMAKAAMLSFQERRAARDFDLAEPLARDLAEDGRFSAKPAELLKAVGNMLLAENRLNGRAGVLDRPDLLWDNPGLSGLYARLEGDYELHDRAATLDRKLTTLSHTSETLVETMRYHSSHRLEVAILLLIFTELCLGLYGHFGH; encoded by the coding sequence ATGGACTACCCCATCGAACGAAAACAGATCCGCTGGACACCGCGTCCACGCACCCGGCCCGGCTTGCACGTCAAGACGGAAAAGCTGCCCTTCCAGCGGCCCGTCATCCCGCACGCGCAATTCCCGGCCACGGCCATCATGGTGGCCGAACGCATCGACGTACGCGCCATCGCCGAATTCGAGATCATCGCCAAGTCGCCATTCACGGTCAAGCTGGGCCAGGGCGGCATTGCCGCCGTGTTCCGCTACGGCGCGGTGGTGCTGTTCAATGCTTCGATGGACGAGAAAGCGCGCCTGCTGGAGACGATCGCGCAGCACTCGTCCGGCGAGGGCGACGTGGGGGCCGGCGAGACAGCGACGATCCAGGTCAGCCCGGACGAGGAAGAAGGCCCGACGGGGCCCTGCATCAAGATCAAGAATGCCGACCGCCTGCGCTTGCAGCTGATCGCCGAGGTGATGGCCAAGGCGGCGATGCTGTCGTTCCAGGAGCGACGCGCCGCACGCGACTTCGACCTGGCCGAGCCGCTGGCGCGCGACCTGGCCGAAGACGGCCGCTTCTCGGCCAAGCCGGCCGAACTGCTGAAGGCGGTGGGCAACATGCTGCTGGCGGAGAACCGCCTGAACGGCCGCGCCGGCGTGCTCGATCGGCCGGACCTGTTGTGGGACAACCCCGGCCTGTCGGGCCTGTATGCGCGCCTGGAAGGCGACTACGAGCTGCACGACCGCGCGGCCACGCTGGACCGCAAGCTGACGACCCTGTCGCACACCTCCGAGACGCTGGTCGAGACGATGCGCTACCACAGCTCGCACCGGCTCGAAGTGGCGATCCTGCTGCTGATCTTTACGGAGCTGTGCCTGGGCTTGTACGGCCACTTCGGCCACTGA
- a CDS encoding BlaI/MecI/CopY family transcriptional regulator, whose translation MQRSDIPKPTAAELELLQVLWPLGAATARQVHEAMRLERPGLAYGAVLRLMQVMHGKGLLIRDDSQRSHVYAAAQPRDALQTSLLQDLLQRAFAGSAKALVLAALKTGISRKEREEIERMLKEDDA comes from the coding sequence ATGCAACGATCCGACATTCCCAAGCCCACTGCCGCCGAACTGGAGCTGCTGCAGGTACTGTGGCCGCTCGGCGCCGCCACGGCGCGGCAGGTGCACGAAGCCATGCGGCTGGAACGACCCGGCCTGGCCTACGGTGCCGTGCTGCGCCTGATGCAGGTCATGCACGGCAAGGGGCTCCTGATCCGTGACGACAGCCAGCGCTCCCACGTCTACGCGGCAGCGCAGCCGCGCGACGCGTTGCAGACCAGCCTCCTGCAGGACCTGCTGCAGCGCGCCTTCGCCGGCTCGGCCAAGGCGCTCGTGCTGGCGGCCCTGAAGACGGGCATCTCGCGCAAGGAGCGCGAGGAAATCGAACGCATGCTGAAGGAGGACGACGCATGA
- a CDS encoding DUF4142 domain-containing protein, whose product MNKARMWKSFLGVPLLAVLMSIGAAHAQSLGKADEKSLKDMAMANMAEVETAKLALQKSQNAEVKTFAQQMIDDHSKGLDEVKAVAQAKNVALPTELDAKHKAMAKKLEGMSGEKFDMAYLQNAGVKSHKEAKAIVTKAQSNAKDSDVKGLAAKLQPTIDQHMGHVQQLSASLKGNSGTAMGSSGAGKTGSSATMPASKDKMQKAQEDSGNTDSPTDPSNPATKPVK is encoded by the coding sequence ATGAACAAGGCAAGGATGTGGAAGAGTTTCCTGGGCGTACCGCTGCTGGCAGTGCTGATGAGCATCGGCGCGGCACATGCGCAATCGCTGGGCAAGGCGGACGAAAAGTCGCTGAAGGACATGGCCATGGCCAATATGGCCGAGGTGGAAACGGCCAAGCTGGCCCTGCAGAAGTCGCAGAACGCCGAGGTGAAGACGTTTGCCCAGCAGATGATCGACGATCACAGCAAGGGCCTGGATGAGGTCAAGGCCGTGGCCCAGGCGAAGAACGTGGCGCTGCCGACGGAGCTGGACGCCAAGCACAAGGCTATGGCGAAGAAACTGGAAGGCATGTCCGGCGAGAAGTTCGACATGGCCTACCTGCAGAACGCCGGCGTCAAGAGCCACAAGGAAGCCAAGGCGATCGTCACGAAGGCCCAGTCGAACGCGAAGGACAGCGACGTCAAGGGCCTGGCCGCGAAACTGCAGCCGACCATCGACCAGCACATGGGCCACGTGCAGCAGCTGTCGGCCAGCCTGAAGGGCAACAGCGGCACGGCCATGGGGTCCAGCGGCGCGGGCAAGACGGGCAGCAGCGCGACCATGCCGGCATCGAAGGACAAGATGCAGAAGGCGCAGGAAGACAGCGGCAATACGGACAGCCCGACCGATCCTTCCAATCCGGCCACCAAGCCCGTGAAATAA
- a CDS encoding M56 family metallopeptidase, translating to MNALVDALGWTLVHFVWQGALIGLATAAVLALLRDATPQARYLAACTGLVLCAAWPLAQFGLRLGGGMAELDAHPAREAAGATVRALVLQPYMAWIVAAWSVGSVALALRTALGLAWIGRAARVGARDPAWQARLTRLAQAMGVRRAVRLRIVDGMAGPVTALWWRPVVLVPASLVSGLPPELLHALLAHEIAHVRRHDYLVNLLQNAIETVLFYHPAVWWLSRRIRRERELIADALAAAHAGGPRRLALALSELEKRQFTHPEPALAANGGDTMDRITRLLRPVPRRNRAASLAAALPALLLAGACVAGLAHANADAPVDKPEKQANIDFASCAKPAWPAQALAAKQSGTVTLRFLIERDGSVADSQVRKSSGHPALDEAAREGIAKCRFQPASSAGKPVKAWNMMQYVWAPE from the coding sequence ATGAACGCCCTGGTGGACGCCCTCGGCTGGACGCTCGTCCACTTCGTCTGGCAGGGCGCGCTGATCGGCCTGGCCACGGCTGCCGTGCTGGCACTGCTGCGCGATGCGACGCCGCAGGCACGCTATCTGGCGGCCTGCACCGGCCTGGTGCTGTGCGCGGCCTGGCCGCTGGCGCAATTCGGCCTGCGCCTGGGAGGCGGCATGGCGGAACTGGATGCCCACCCCGCCAGGGAAGCCGCCGGGGCCACCGTGCGCGCCCTGGTCCTGCAACCTTATATGGCGTGGATCGTGGCCGCCTGGAGTGTCGGCAGCGTGGCACTGGCGCTGCGCACTGCCCTGGGCCTCGCCTGGATCGGCCGGGCCGCCCGTGTCGGCGCGCGCGATCCGGCGTGGCAGGCACGCCTGACCCGGCTGGCCCAGGCCATGGGTGTGCGGCGCGCCGTGCGGTTGCGCATTGTCGACGGGATGGCCGGGCCCGTCACGGCGCTGTGGTGGCGGCCCGTGGTGCTGGTACCGGCCAGCCTGGTGTCCGGCCTGCCGCCCGAGCTGCTGCATGCCTTGCTGGCCCATGAAATCGCCCACGTGCGCCGGCATGACTACCTCGTCAACCTGCTGCAGAACGCGATCGAGACGGTGCTGTTCTACCACCCGGCCGTATGGTGGCTGTCGCGCCGCATCCGCCGCGAACGCGAACTGATCGCCGACGCGCTTGCCGCGGCCCACGCCGGCGGGCCGCGCCGGCTGGCACTCGCCCTTTCCGAACTGGAGAAACGCCAGTTCACCCACCCCGAACCGGCCCTCGCGGCCAATGGAGGAGACACCATGGACCGAATCACCCGACTGCTGCGCCCCGTCCCACGCCGCAACCGCGCCGCTTCCCTTGCCGCCGCATTGCCCGCACTGCTGCTGGCCGGCGCCTGCGTGGCCGGCCTGGCCCACGCCAACGCCGATGCGCCGGTGGACAAGCCCGAGAAACAGGCCAACATCGACTTCGCCTCGTGCGCCAAGCCCGCCTGGCCGGCGCAGGCGTTGGCGGCAAAGCAGAGCGGGACCGTCACGCTGCGCTTCCTGATCGAGCGCGACGGCAGCGTGGCCGACTCCCAGGTGCGCAAGTCGAGCGGCCATCCGGCACTCGACGAAGCGGCCCGCGAGGGCATCGCCAAGTGCCGCTTCCAGCCGGCCAGCAGCGCCGGCAAGCCGGTCAAGGCGTGGAACATGATGCAGTACGTCTGGGCGCCGGAATGA
- the pnuC gene encoding nicotinamide riboside transporter PnuC, with amino-acid sequence MSPLEIAANAIMAVSIVLAGRNNVHSWWLGIVGCALFAVLFHDVRLYADVALQVFFILTCIVGWVQWRRGAGGTPLPITSASVRSLAQLGLAGIAATVAYGLMLHRFTDAYAPFIDSAVLAFSVIAQFLLMGRRIETWPVWLLVNTISVPLYASRGLHLTAALYAAYWVNAVVSWWWWRRQMRAAT; translated from the coding sequence GTGTCGCCACTGGAAATCGCCGCCAATGCCATCATGGCCGTCTCGATCGTGCTGGCCGGCCGCAACAATGTGCATTCGTGGTGGCTCGGCATCGTCGGCTGCGCGCTGTTTGCCGTGCTGTTCCACGACGTGCGCCTGTATGCGGACGTGGCATTGCAGGTCTTTTTCATCCTGACGTGCATCGTCGGCTGGGTGCAGTGGCGGCGCGGCGCCGGCGGGACGCCGCTGCCGATCACGTCGGCCAGCGTGCGCTCGCTGGCGCAGCTGGGGCTGGCAGGAATTGCGGCCACCGTTGCCTATGGCCTGATGCTGCACCGGTTCACCGACGCCTATGCGCCATTCATCGATTCGGCCGTGCTGGCGTTTTCCGTCATCGCGCAGTTCCTGCTGATGGGACGCCGTATCGAGACGTGGCCCGTCTGGCTGCTGGTGAACACGATCTCGGTGCCGCTGTATGCCAGCCGCGGGTTGCACCTGACGGCCGCGCTGTACGCGGCGTACTGGGTCAATGCGGTGGTGTCATGGTGGTGGTGGCGGCGGCAGATGCGGGCCGCCACCTGA